From a region of the Hymenobacter jejuensis genome:
- a CDS encoding MFS transporter produces MSRILPVIVLAQFFCTSLWFAGNAIAAELAAALQQPSTFVAHLTSAVQLGFITGTLVFALLTIADRFSPSRVFFLSALAAALCNLGINLGSLEAGNLLAFRFLTGFFLAGIYPVGMKIAADYVQAGLGKWLGFLVGALVVGTAFPHLLKSVTAQLPWHYVTLTTSGLAVLGGVAMLLLVPDGPYRKKGQRLQLTAFAAGFRQPSFRAAAFGYFGHMWELYTFWAFLPLILTTYNHAHPNAELPVSLLSFLLIGAGGLACVSSGLLSRVVPPRKVATTALALSGTCCLLSPLVLRSNSAALLLCFLFFWGLMVVADSPLFSTLVAQSAPETSRGTALTIVNCLGFAITIVSIEVTRWLSSYVNTHDLFFMLALGPALGVLAQLGSRQAEAVAS; encoded by the coding sequence ATGTCCAGAATTTTACCGGTCATTGTGCTGGCCCAGTTCTTTTGCACCTCGCTCTGGTTTGCGGGCAATGCCATTGCGGCGGAATTGGCGGCGGCGTTGCAGCAGCCGTCCACGTTTGTGGCGCACCTGACCAGCGCTGTGCAATTGGGATTTATCACTGGTACGCTGGTTTTTGCCCTGCTCACCATTGCCGATCGCTTTTCCCCTTCGCGGGTATTCTTCCTCAGCGCCCTGGCGGCGGCCCTATGCAATCTGGGCATCAACCTGGGCAGCCTGGAAGCGGGCAACTTGCTCGCCTTCCGGTTTCTGACTGGTTTTTTCCTGGCCGGCATTTATCCCGTGGGCATGAAAATCGCCGCCGATTACGTGCAGGCAGGCCTGGGCAAATGGCTGGGCTTCCTGGTGGGCGCGCTGGTTGTGGGCACGGCTTTTCCGCACTTGCTCAAGAGCGTCACGGCGCAGCTGCCGTGGCACTACGTGACGCTCACCACCTCGGGGCTGGCGGTGCTGGGCGGCGTGGCCATGCTGCTGCTTGTGCCGGATGGGCCTTACCGCAAAAAAGGTCAACGGTTGCAGCTTACGGCCTTTGCGGCGGGGTTCCGGCAGCCGAGCTTCCGGGCCGCGGCATTCGGGTACTTCGGCCACATGTGGGAGCTTTACACCTTCTGGGCTTTCCTGCCTCTGATCCTGACCACCTACAACCACGCGCACCCCAACGCCGAGCTGCCGGTGTCCCTGTTGTCGTTTTTGCTGATCGGGGCCGGCGGCTTGGCCTGCGTGAGCAGCGGGCTGCTCTCGCGGGTGGTGCCCCCGCGCAAGGTAGCCACGACGGCGCTGGCCTTGTCGGGCACGTGCTGCCTGCTCTCGCCGCTGGTGCTGCGCAGCAATTCGGCGGCCCTGCTCCTATGTTTTCTGTTTTTTTGGGGGCTGATGGTGGTCGCCGATTCTCCCTTGTTCTCCACCTTGGTGGCCCAAAGCGCGCCGGAAACATCGCGTGGCACTGCCCTGACCATCGTGAACTGCCTGGGTTTTGCGATTACCATTGTTAGCATAGAAGTTACGCGGTGGCTCTCCAGCTACGTAAATACGCATGATCTCTTTTTCATGCTCGCTTTGGGGCCAGCACTGGGGGTGCTGGCCCAGCTAGGCAGCCGCCAAGCAGAAGCGGTGGCATCGTAG
- a CDS encoding DUF3667 domain-containing protein: protein MAEEVLEGVFHFDGKVFRTLRLLLFAPGSLTLRFWQGKRVAYVPPVRLYVFISFLFFLLLSLALHAPEHGATRTLGERLRQTSIQFRADSIRLAGKMPTADSARIKLLLRKSRHVAVLNGIVNSDVNSDTVEYRRWNGVLYTPQEWRELPDYSSAQFDDVLRRHGQEPSVLSRFVLRQGYRVMQSSEQELSHQFVRGISLMMFVLMPVFALLLKLLYIRRKQYYLAHLMFAIHVHCFAFLLFSVNMALSLFAHMPAKSILVVLLIVALYLVLALHKAYQQNWLKTAVKFAFLLGLYSLVIAVGLVGALGLSMVLV, encoded by the coding sequence GTGGCCGAAGAAGTGCTGGAAGGCGTGTTCCACTTCGATGGCAAGGTATTCCGCACGCTGCGCCTGCTGCTGTTTGCGCCGGGGTCGCTGACGCTGCGGTTTTGGCAAGGCAAGCGCGTGGCTTATGTGCCGCCCGTGCGCCTGTATGTGTTCATCAGCTTTCTGTTTTTCCTGCTGCTTTCGCTGGCGCTACATGCCCCGGAACATGGCGCAACGCGCACACTGGGCGAGCGACTACGACAAACCAGCATTCAGTTTCGGGCCGATTCCATCCGCTTGGCGGGCAAAATGCCCACCGCCGATTCAGCCCGCATTAAGCTATTGCTCCGCAAAAGCAGGCACGTTGCGGTGCTCAACGGCATTGTGAACTCAGACGTGAACAGCGACACCGTGGAGTACCGCCGGTGGAACGGCGTGCTCTACACCCCGCAGGAATGGCGAGAGTTGCCGGACTATTCGTCAGCCCAGTTCGACGATGTGCTCCGCCGCCACGGCCAGGAGCCTTCGGTGCTGTCGCGCTTTGTGCTGCGGCAAGGCTACCGGGTTATGCAGTCATCGGAACAGGAACTTTCTCACCAGTTCGTGCGCGGTATATCATTAATGATGTTCGTGCTTATGCCGGTGTTTGCGCTCCTGCTCAAACTGCTCTACATACGGCGGAAGCAATACTACCTTGCCCACTTGATGTTCGCTATTCACGTGCACTGCTTCGCCTTTCTACTGTTTTCCGTGAACATGGCCCTCAGCCTGTTTGCCCACATGCCTGCCAAGTCCATCTTGGTAGTGTTGCTCATCGTGGCCCTTTACTTGGTCTTGGCATTGCATAAGGCCTACCAACAGAACTGGCTGAAAACCGCAGTGAAATTTGCTTTTTTGCTAGGGCTCTATAGCCTTGTCATTGCTGTTGGGTTGGTAGGCGCGCTGGGCTTAAGCATGGTATTGGTTTAA
- a CDS encoding peptidoglycan D,D-transpeptidase FtsI family protein, which translates to MLVALAACSSPEQQNDAPAKDPTTGEVYARRRVVVSDSLYRGRVLDRYDSVLVDTRLQYLLKLPRRPPLDTLALGQLLGWDSVTVHRRIADALPYEEAPAGYPVQLSLTAAEAKRVRRDSTDWPNLTLTERHQRAYTTSAGAAVLGYTGAEAQAFFRQAKRYRRGRFYRLRSGGVETYYNGLLTGHRGYLHPLVDAKGKEHGTWARDTTFQQGQDLHLTIDVKLQAYAEKLLGNRKGYLVALDPRTGEILCFVSAPVYKAATLTAPDQAGVRAKLLESEDMPLLNRPAMLANPPGSVFKLVNAAVALQMGAISTSTSFRCDQSLISCVHRHPQAQSLTLGLKYSCNPYFYQVLRNVINRTPDSLALDSAAARHANLALWRRYARSFGLDSVLGVDIPREAPGFLPTPAYYDKARRTPFWTYRSIYSLSIGQGEINLTGLQMANMAAIVANRGWYYTPHLVRSIGAGGPLPRFTEKHHTLIDSANFAALVPGMVAVMQRGGTADASSLADVGITVAGKTGTVENDEGDDHAAFVGFAPADNPQIVVAVYVENAGFGATAAAPCAVLVMEKYLRGSIAPRRKRWEARIRRRAQNGY; encoded by the coding sequence GTGCTAGTAGCGCTGGCTGCCTGCTCATCACCCGAACAGCAAAATGACGCACCCGCTAAAGACCCAACCACGGGTGAAGTCTACGCCCGGCGCCGCGTCGTGGTATCCGACTCGTTGTACCGGGGCCGCGTGCTCGACCGGTACGACTCGGTGCTGGTGGACACCCGCCTGCAATACCTGCTGAAGCTGCCGCGCCGCCCCCCACTCGATACCCTGGCCTTGGGCCAGCTGCTGGGCTGGGACTCGGTGACCGTCCACCGCCGCATTGCCGACGCCTTGCCTTACGAAGAAGCCCCAGCCGGTTACCCGGTTCAGCTTAGCCTCACGGCGGCCGAAGCCAAACGTGTGCGCCGCGACAGCACCGACTGGCCCAACCTAACGTTGACCGAGCGTCACCAGCGCGCCTACACCACCAGCGCGGGTGCGGCGGTGCTGGGCTACACGGGTGCGGAGGCGCAGGCCTTTTTCCGCCAAGCCAAGCGCTACCGGCGCGGCCGCTTTTATAGGCTGCGCAGCGGCGGGGTCGAAACCTACTACAACGGCCTGCTCACCGGGCACCGTGGCTACCTGCACCCTTTGGTGGATGCAAAGGGCAAAGAGCACGGCACCTGGGCCCGCGACACCACCTTTCAGCAAGGCCAGGACCTGCACTTGACTATTGATGTGAAGCTACAGGCCTACGCAGAAAAACTGCTGGGAAACCGCAAAGGGTACCTGGTGGCCCTGGACCCGCGCACCGGAGAAATTCTGTGCTTCGTGTCGGCGCCCGTATACAAGGCGGCCACCCTCACCGCGCCCGACCAAGCGGGCGTGCGGGCTAAACTGCTGGAAAGCGAAGACATGCCGCTGCTCAACCGGCCGGCCATGTTGGCCAATCCGCCCGGCTCGGTGTTTAAGCTGGTAAATGCCGCCGTGGCGTTGCAGATGGGTGCCATTAGCACCTCTACCTCTTTTCGCTGCGACCAATCGCTTATCAGTTGCGTGCACCGCCATCCGCAGGCCCAAAGCCTGACGCTGGGCCTGAAGTACAGCTGCAACCCCTACTTCTACCAAGTGCTGCGGAACGTCATCAACCGCACGCCTGACAGCCTGGCCCTGGATTCGGCAGCCGCCCGCCATGCCAATCTAGCGCTCTGGCGCCGCTACGCCCGGTCGTTTGGCCTGGATTCGGTACTGGGTGTGGACATCCCGCGTGAAGCGCCCGGCTTCTTACCCACCCCGGCTTATTACGATAAGGCTCGCCGCACGCCCTTCTGGACGTATCGCTCCATTTACTCACTCAGCATCGGGCAGGGCGAAATTAACCTCACGGGCCTGCAAATGGCCAACATGGCGGCCATCGTTGCCAACCGCGGCTGGTACTACACGCCCCACCTGGTACGCAGCATCGGAGCAGGCGGGCCGCTGCCGCGCTTCACCGAAAAGCATCATACCCTCATCGACAGCGCCAACTTTGCCGCGCTGGTGCCCGGCATGGTGGCCGTGATGCAGCGCGGCGGCACCGCCGATGCTTCCAGCCTGGCCGATGTGGGCATCACGGTGGCGGGCAAGACCGGTACCGTGGAAAACGACGAAGGCGATGATCACGCCGCGTTTGTCGGCTTCGCGCCGGCTGACAACCCCCAGATCGTCGTAGCAGTTTACGTCGAAAATGCAGGTTTCGGGGCTACGGCCGCTGCCCCTTGCGCCGTGCTGGTGATGGAAAAATACCTTCGCGGCAGCATCGCGCCTCGCCGCAAACGTTGGGAAGCGCGCATCCGGCGCCGGGCCCAGAACGGCTACTAA
- a CDS encoding DUF1349 domain-containing protein, whose product MKQKLPFCQVVLATLLLGSCSENKTQGESATNDRSAPAASQASAGDSARVSGKPCDIKLGNIHFTKAINGADTLTKVDQQGRMAFRVGAKKDFFCDPNDGKLSNNTAPILLAKVDNTKPFTLVAKVIPGFTPKGLYNAGVLYIYVNDTFWQKHCFEQDERGNHRIVTVRTQGTSDDNNHDVVKSPWAYMKISSDTRTVASYYSLDNKTWQLVRLYKNNYPAEIWMGVSAQCPVDTGTVSHFEQISLTQNSVADFRMGK is encoded by the coding sequence ATGAAACAAAAGCTTCCTTTTTGTCAGGTGGTACTAGCAACGCTCCTGCTTGGGAGTTGCTCTGAAAACAAAACGCAGGGTGAGTCGGCAACGAACGACAGGTCCGCTCCGGCGGCCTCCCAGGCTAGCGCCGGCGACTCTGCACGGGTGAGTGGCAAGCCTTGCGACATCAAGCTGGGTAACATCCATTTTACCAAGGCCATCAACGGTGCCGATACCTTGACGAAGGTTGATCAACAGGGGCGCATGGCATTTCGGGTCGGCGCGAAGAAAGACTTTTTCTGTGATCCCAACGACGGCAAACTGTCGAACAACACGGCGCCCATCCTGCTGGCGAAAGTGGACAACACCAAGCCCTTTACGCTGGTAGCCAAAGTGATTCCCGGCTTTACGCCCAAAGGGCTTTACAATGCCGGCGTACTCTACATCTACGTAAACGATACGTTCTGGCAAAAGCACTGCTTCGAGCAGGACGAGCGCGGCAACCACCGGATTGTGACGGTGCGCACCCAGGGCACTTCCGACGACAACAACCACGACGTGGTGAAAAGCCCGTGGGCGTACATGAAAATCTCGTCGGATACGCGCACGGTGGCTAGCTACTATTCGCTGGATAATAAAACCTGGCAACTGGTACGGCTCTACAAAAACAACTACCCCGCCGAAATCTGGATGGGGGTTAGTGCGCAGTGCCCCGTTGATACGGGTACGGTAAGCCATTTTGAGCAGATAAGCCTGACGCAAAACAGCGTTGCTGATTTTCGGATGGGGAAATAG